A genome region from Camelina sativa cultivar DH55 chromosome 10, Cs, whole genome shotgun sequence includes the following:
- the LOC104717238 gene encoding uncharacterized protein LOC104717238, protein MKMEEWIPLFDIFLNSSSPETEASLWLDQASSSSTSSAAAAPINRSSFVSLLKQQCDHQSSSPVTKKVLFIETLPNLVQSKILSFLLFECQRFCVSDLVWLAREILANEVVDFWVQRDAQNLLDKIPKPKFDWISHLDLASANEDSFREEFDSVPDWLTEKSASTGTILPWLPVSFDDVVDSEMLVVDSWNGEEVSLIGEGMEEDHREVVDNIDHTMNVGLQADDHELAANLRAQVTSSQSSIEVLTLCDEIRKLCLEKGFRVLALIEPWNADDETAAVLLSNLYSGSEEDELGWPSQVLCSIVLPKLLSLETSASRVLMSATIQFCKIHQRAAEYALVFPLILRKKGINSFICEVISRVLKECLHLGHTSGFCQKLLCGRTEERRFLFLPCH, encoded by the exons ATGAAGATGGAGGAGTGGATTCCGCTGTTCGACATTTTTTTGAATAGTTCCTCGCCGGAAACTGAGGCTTCGCTGTGGCTAGACCAGGCTTCTTCATCCTCCACCTCCTCTGCCGCGGCGGCGCCCATCAACCGGAGCTCCTTTGTTTCGTTGCTGAAGCAACAATGCGATCATCAGAGTTCATCTCCGGTGACTAAGAA GGTTCTATTCATTGAGACATTACCCAACTTGGTTCAGTCAAAGATTCTATCTTTCCTTCTTTTCGAGTGTCAGAGGTTTTGCGTTAGTGATTTGGTTTGGCTGGCTAGAGAAATTTTGGCTAATGAAGTTGTTGATTTCTGGGTTCAGAGAGATGCACAGAACCTGCTCGACAAAATTCCTAAACCAAAGTTTGATTGGATATCTCATCTAGATTTGGCTTCTGCTAATGAAGATAGCTTTAGGGAGGAATTTGACTCTGTACCTGATTGGCTCACTGAGAAGTCTGCTTCTACTGGTACAATTCTTCCATGGCTTCCTGTATCATTCGATGATGTAGTAGATTCAGAAATGCTGGTTGTTGATTCTTGGAATGGAGAGGAGGTGAGTCTCATCGGAGAGGGTATGGAAGAAGATCATCGAGAAGTTGTTGATAACATTGATCATACCATGAATGTTGGGTTACAAGCTGATGATCATGAATTGGCGGCGAATCTTAGAGCTCAGGTTACTAGCTCTCAGTCTAGTATTGAAGTTTTAACCTTGTGTGATGAAATTCGAAAACTTTGCTTGGAGAAGGGTTTTAGAGTTTTGGCGTTGATTGAACCTTGGAATGCAGATGATGAGACTGCTGCAGTTTTACTTTCGAATTTGTATAGTGGAAGTGAGGAAGATGAGCTTGGTTGGCCAAGCCAGGTTCTATGTTCGATCGTGCTTCCCAAGCTTTTGTCTCTCGAGACATCCGCCTCTCGTGTGTTAATGTCTGCAACAATCCAGTTTTGCAAGATCCACCAAAGAGCAGCTGAGTATGCGTTGGTGTTCCCTTTGATACTCAGGAAAAAAGGGATAAACAGCTTCATCTGTGAGGTGATTTCAAGGGTTTTGAAAGAATGCTTGCACTTGGGTCATACATCTGGTTTTTGCCAGAAGTTACTTTGTGGAAGAACTGAAGAGAGGAGGTTTCTGTTCCTTCCTTGCCACTGA